The following coding sequences lie in one Populus trichocarpa isolate Nisqually-1 chromosome 14, P.trichocarpa_v4.1, whole genome shotgun sequence genomic window:
- the LOC7466267 gene encoding sugar transporter ERD6-like 7 — translation MENDHDGALEDAREPLMPNNSSCEEGSGSQCSSNNTGTAWMVYLSTFVAVAGSFEVGSCSGYSSPTQNAIREDLSLSIAEYSLFGSILTVGAMIGAITSGPIADYIGRKGAMRFSSTSCAAGWLAIYFAKGALALDIGRLATGYGMGALSFVVPVFIAEIAPKNLRGTLTAVTQLMVATGVSVAFIIGTVLRWRVLALTGLIPCVILHVGLFLIPESPRWLAKRGREKEFETTLQKLRGRAADISYEAIEIKDYIETLERLPKAKLLDLFQRRNLHSVLIGVGLMVLQQFGGINAVCFYVSSIFEVAGFSPSVGTIIYAILQVVVVALNTTIIDKVGRKPLLLVSASGLVIACLITGLSFYLKVHELALKSAPMLAVTGILLYIGTFSAGMGPIPWVIMSEIFPLNIKGVSGSLATLVNWFCAWAVSFTFNFLMSWSSYGTFILYAAINAMTIAFVALLVPETKGRTLEQIQAAIR, via the exons atggagaatgaTCACGATGGTGCGCTCGAAGATGCAAGAGAACCACTCATGCCCAATAATTCATCTTGCGAAGAAGGATCTGGCTCTCAGTGTAGCAGCAACAATACTGGTACTGCTTGGATGGTTTACCTCAGCACATTTGTTGCAGTTGCTGGTTCTTTTGAAGTTGGATCCTGT TCTGGCTATTCATCACCAACTCAGAATGCTATAAGGGAAGATCTGTCTTTGTCTATAGCAGAG TATTCCTTGTTTGGTTCCATATTGACAGTTGGTGCAATGATCGGTGCAATCACAAGCGGACCAATTGCTGATTATATTGGTCGAAAAGGG GCGATGAGATTTTCTAGCACCTCCTGTGCTGCAGGATGGCTTGCCATTTACTTTGCTAAG GGCGCTCTGGCATTGGACATTGGGAGATTGGCAACTGGTTATGGAATGGGAGCGTTGTCCTTCGTG GTACCTGTTTTTATAGCTGAAATTGCACCCAAAAACCTTAGAGGAACATTAACAGCTGTGACTCAG CTTATGGTTGCTACTGGAGTGTCTGTTGCATTCATAATAGGGACAGTACTGAGATGGAGGGTTTTGGCTTTGACTG GACTTATCCCTTGTGTAATTCTGCATGTTGGCCTATTTCTCATTCCAGAGTCTCCCAGATGGCTG GCAAAGAGGGGGCGTGAAAAAGAGTTTGAAACCACATTACAGAAACTTCGTGGCAGGGCTGCTGATATATCTTACGAGGCAATTGAAATCAAG GATTATATAGAAACTCTCGAACGCCTCCCAAAAGCCAAACTGCTAGACCTATTCCAAAGAAGAAACCTGCACTCAGTCCTT ATAGGAGTTGGATTGATGGTTTTGCAACAATTTGGAGGAATCAATGCGGTTTGCTTTTATGTCAGCTCTATCTTTGAAGTAGCAG GATTTTCTCCGTCTGTTGGAACCATAATCTACGCCATCCTTCAG GTTGTGGTTGTTGCCCTAAACACAACCATTATAGATAAAGTTGGAAGAAAACCTCTTTTACTG GTTTCTGCATCAGGACTGGTCATCGCCTGCCTAATAACAGGGCTTTCATTCTATCTGAAG GTTCATGAATTAGCACTCAAGTCAGCTCCCATGCTCGCTGTAACTGGCATATTG CTATATATAGGAACATTTTCGGCAGGAATGGGTCCAATTCCTTGGGTTATAATGTCAGAG ATATTCCCTTTGAATATCAAAGGAGTTTCTGGAAGCCTAGCAACACTAGTGAACTGGTTCTGTGCATGGGCAGTTTCCTTCACCTTCAACTTCCTTATGTCCTGGAGCTCCTATg GTACATTTATTCTTTATGCTGCGATCAATGCGATGACCATAGCGTTTGTGGCATTGCTGGTGccagaaacaaaaggaagaacCTTGGAACAAATTCAAGCAGCCATACGTTGA